TAATACTCCAAGAGAAAAGGGTAGGCTCATGCCTTTAATAGGTGGCAAGCTCCCCGCTAAATACGTCGTAAGCTGTAAATTTACATTAAACAAGTACTTCGCTTGTTCCCACGTAGAGGCCATTTGAGTTAAAATAGCCCCACTAATAAGAGCAGCCATCATAATCCCCATGCCAGCCGCTGTGCTTCTCACCAAGACAGAGATCATCAACGATATTGTACCTACCACTACACAAACGAACCAGCCTAATCCATATTGCATCAAAATATATTTCCATTGATCTAATACAAATACCTGTGAGGTTTGTAAGACTTCTCCTGTCGCTTTAAAGCCGGTTAAAACGGGCATCGTCCACCCTCCATAACCAAAGACAACTCCTGAGATAAGATACGCTAGTACCAGAGATAACAATAAGGTCAAGGAAGTGAACAAAAGGAGTGTTATATATTTACTCGTTAGGATCTTCCAACGTTTGACTGGCCTTGTCAGCAACAGTTTAATTGTCCCTTCACTAAATTCTGAAGATACGAGATCAACTGCTAAAATCACAATAATCATCGGTAGAAACAGTCCAACAGCTTGATCCATAAATCCACGTGCAAATGTAACGGCCCCTGGCGCTGACGGATCAATATCATGATCTAAATAATACTGTTGCAACTGTAATTGGGTTTTCAGAAAATCCTTCCATTCGGGAGGGATGCGAGTGGAAGCCAATCTATTTTGGGTATCTACTATCTTTTGTTGAAGAATGGTGCGCCAGTCATCGGTACCAATTTGTGCCCGGGCCACCTCTACTGATTGGTATTGCGCATATGTAAACAACGGAATCAAAATAAGCAATATGAGGACGACTACATAGAAGCGTTTGCGTCTGACTAGCTTTAAGCTCTCGTTATATACCAGATCAAGCATGCTTCCCCTCCTCATCTACTGATTCATCTTGGGTTAGTGTAAGGAAAAGGTCTTCCAATGTAACAGCCTTTTCTTCAATGCCAATAACATCTACTCCTGCATGGATAAGGGAACGGTTAACCTCAGCAATTTTGTCCGTTTCCATTCGACACTTCACTCTGCCGTCTGACAAAGCTATAAGTTCATATACATAGGGGCTTGCCTGCATTAACTCAACAGCTTTCGGCAAACTATTGTCTCTAAATTTCCAATTCACCTGATCCGCAAATTGCTCCATTAATTCTTTAACGTGGCCAACTGATATAACTCGTCCCTTATTAATAATGGCTACCCGATCACACATAAGCTCAATCTCACTAAGCATATGACTGGATATAAAGACGCCGATCCTCTCTTCTAGCGCTAAGCGGCGTATGAACTGCCTCAATTCACGAATACCTGCCGGGTCTAATCCGTTGGTAGGTTCATCTAAGATAAGTAAGCGGGGACGATGTAGCAATGCTTGTGCAATTCCTAAACGCTGACGCATACCTAACGAATATGTTTTTACCTGTTCGTGAATCGCTTCCGTCAGCTCCACTTGCTCTACAACTTCACGAATTCTATCAGAGCTTACCTTTTTACTCATTCGGGCAAGCATTTCTAAGTTCTCTTGTCCTGTTAGAAAGGGGTATAATTCAGGGTTCTCCACAATACATCCGACCTGATCAATTGCCTTCAAAAAATGGTTTTGTAAAGAATACCCACCGATTTTTATCTCTCCTCCATCAGGTTTGGTAAGCCCGACCAACATACGAATCGTGGTTGTTTTTCCAGCTCCATTAGGTCCAAGAAAACCAAATACCTCCCCCGCTCGCACATCAAAGGTAATATCATGGATCAGTCGTTTTTTCTT
The nucleotide sequence above comes from Brevibacillus laterosporus LMG 15441. Encoded proteins:
- a CDS encoding ABC transporter permease yields the protein MLDLVYNESLKLVRRKRFYVVVLILLILIPLFTYAQYQSVEVARAQIGTDDWRTILQQKIVDTQNRLASTRIPPEWKDFLKTQLQLQQYYLDHDIDPSAPGAVTFARGFMDQAVGLFLPMIIVILAVDLVSSEFSEGTIKLLLTRPVKRWKILTSKYITLLLFTSLTLLLSLVLAYLISGVVFGYGGWTMPVLTGFKATGEVLQTSQVFVLDQWKYILMQYGLGWFVCVVVGTISLMISVLVRSTAAGMGIMMAALISGAILTQMASTWEQAKYLFNVNLQLTTYLAGSLPPIKGMSLPFSLGVLSVWGVASLVIAYVVFTRQDVT
- a CDS encoding ABC transporter ATP-binding protein; amino-acid sequence: MADAVLSVARLQKSIKKKRLIHDITFDVRAGEVFGFLGPNGAGKTTTIRMLVGLTKPDGGEIKIGGYSLQNHFLKAIDQVGCIVENPELYPFLTGQENLEMLARMSKKVSSDRIREVVEQVELTEAIHEQVKTYSLGMRQRLGIAQALLHRPRLLILDEPTNGLDPAGIRELRQFIRRLALEERIGVFISSHMLSEIELMCDRVAIINKGRVISVGHVKELMEQFADQVNWKFRDNSLPKAVELMQASPYVYELIALSDGRVKCRMETDKIAEVNRSLIHAGVDVIGIEEKAVTLEDLFLTLTQDESVDEEGKHA